The following are encoded together in the Macadamia integrifolia cultivar HAES 741 chromosome 10, SCU_Mint_v3, whole genome shotgun sequence genome:
- the LOC122091900 gene encoding protein GDAP2 homolog isoform X2 yields MYRSVVSATPRGGSPTDSGGIATDTGDYVVHLDQVPRWSDTEQRPTLGYDNEDPSYPNSYFSDPLTSSSGAESSSSSNGIVSRFPVHHEINSKIYLWRGNPWNIEVDAVVNSSNESLDEAHSSPGLYAAAGPGLAEECATLGGCRTGMAKVTNAYDLPARRVIHTVGPKYAVKYHTAAENALCHCYRSCLELLIENGLQSIAMGCIYTEAKNYPREPAAHVAIRTVRRFLEKQKDKIMAVVFCTIPSSDTEIYKRLLPLYFPRDKHEEEVAVLKLPADVGDENGETISDERKIRIKPLPVVTSTAPKPPADIADLPVSDVGLTMRRNSSYLASHLDPAFMSLIKDPDQRRKEQWEKAAQARSGFNCAKLLGFGDLGGPPLSSAEEYSLHSRYLAKANSLSLSEIAEMKIVYRGGVDSEGRPVMVVVGAHFLLRCLDLERFVLYVVKEFEPIMQKPYTIVYFHSAASLKLQPDLGWMRRLQQILGRKHQHNLHAIYVLHPTFGVKAAILALQLFVDAVKVVYVDRLLQLFKYVPREQLTIPDFVFQHDLEVNGGKGLIVDPRTKYLYRP; encoded by the exons ATGTACCGGAGTGTGGTTTCGGCCACTCCCCGCGGTGGGAGTCCTACGGATAGTGGAGGGATAGCTACAGACACAGGGGACTATGTGGTACATCTCGATCAAGTTCCACGTTGGAGCGACACAGAGCAGAGGCCCACTTTGGGGTATGACAATGAGGATCCTTCTTATCCTAACTCCTACTTTTCGGATCCTCTAACGTCTTCTTCTGGAGCAGAGAGTAGTTCTAGTTCCAATGGGATAGTCTCAAGGTTTCCTGTGCACCATGAAATCAACTCCAAGATATATCTTTGGCGGGGGAACCCTTGGAATATTGAGGTAGATGCAGTGGTTAACTCTTCCAATGAG AGTTTGGACGAAGCACACAGCAGCCCTGGTTTGTATGCTGCAGCTGGACCTGGTCTTGCAGAAGAATGTGCAACACTG GGTGGATGCCGGACTGGAATGGCAAAAGTTACAAATGCATATGATCTTCCTGCTCG GAGGGTTATACATACTGTTGGTCCAAAGTATGCAGTCAAATATCATACTGCTGCGGAGAATGCTCTGTGTCACTGCTACCGCTCATGCCTTGAGCTTCTCATTGAGAATGGACTTCAGAG CATTGCTATGGGATGTATATATACAGAGGCTAAAAATTATCCTCGTGAACCTGCTGCACATGTGGCAATAA GAACTGTAAGACGGTTTCTAGAGAAGCAGAAAGATAAAATTATGGCTGTTGTTTTCTGTACTATCCCATCATCTGATACTGAGATATATAAAAG ACTACTTCCACTTTACTTCCCTAGGGATAAGCATGAGGAGGAAGTTGCAGTGTTAAAGCTTCCTGCGGATGTTGGGGATGAGAATGGTGAGACAATATCAGATGAACGGAAGATCAGAATAAAACCTTTGCCTGTTGTAACTAGTACAGCTCCTAAACCCCCTGCGGATATAGCAGATCTTCCCGTCAGTGATGTTGGATTGACAATGAGACG GAATTCATCTTATTTGGCATCCCATCTGGATCCTGCATTTATGTCCCTAATTAAAGATCCAGATCAGAGACGTAAGGAGCAATGGGAGAAAGCTGCTCAAGCACGGAGCGGATTCAATTGTGCTAAATTGCTTGGATTTGGTGATCTTGGTGGCCCTCCATTATCTTCTGCTGAAGAATACTCACTCCATTCTAGATATCTCGCTAAAGCAAATTCTCTTAGTCTTTCTGAAATTGCAGAAATGAAGATTGT TTATCGTGGCGGTGTAGACAGTGAGGGGCGTCCAGTAATGGTTGTTGTTGGTGCTCATTTTCTGCTTCGTTGTCTTGATCTGGAGCGGTTTGTGCTTTATGTGGTAAAG gaGTTTGAGCCCATAATGCAGAAGCCTTACACTATTGTTTACTTCCACTCTGCAGCCTCCTTAAAGCT TCAACCCGACCTGGGGTGGATGAGGAGATTGCAACAAATACTTGGTCGGAAGCACCAGCATAACTTGCAT GCAATATATGTTCTTCATCCAACATTTGGAGTGAAGGCAGCAATCCTTGCTCTGCAATTGTTTGTAGATGCTGTG AAAGTTGTGTATGTTGATCGGCTTCTTCAGCTATTCAAATATGTTCCTCGTGAGCAGTTGACAATCCCTGATTTTGTGTTTCA GCATGATCTTGAAGTCAATGGAGGAAAGGGTCTTATTGTGGACCCCAGAACAAAATATTTATATCGACCATAG
- the LOC122091900 gene encoding protein GDAP2 homolog isoform X1: MYRSVVSATPRGGSPTDSGGIATDTGDYVVHLDQVPRWSDTEQRPTLGYDNEDPSYPNSYFSDPLTSSSGAESSSSSNGIVSRFPVHHEINSKIYLWRGNPWNIEVDAVVNSSNESLDEAHSSPGLYAAAGPGLAEECATLGGCRTGMAKVTNAYDLPARRVIHTVGPKYAVKYHTAAENALCHCYRSCLELLIENGLQSIAMGCIYTEAKNYPREPAAHVAIRTVRRFLEKQKDKIMAVVFCTIPSSDTEIYKRLLPLYFPRDKHEEEVAVLKLPADVGDENGETISDERKIRIKPLPVVTSTAPKPPADIADLPVSDVGLTMRRNSSYLASHLDPAFMSLIKDPDQRRKEQWEKAAQARSGFNCAKLLGFGDLGGPPLSSAEEYSLHSRYLAKANSLSLSEIAEMKIVYRGGVDSEGRPVMVVVGAHFLLRCLDLERFVLYVVKEFEPIMQKPYTIVYFHSAASLKLQPDLGWMRRLQQILGRKHQHNLHAIYVLHPTFGVKAAILALQLFVDAVVWKKVVYVDRLLQLFKYVPREQLTIPDFVFQHDLEVNGGKGLIVDPRTKYLYRP; the protein is encoded by the exons ATGTACCGGAGTGTGGTTTCGGCCACTCCCCGCGGTGGGAGTCCTACGGATAGTGGAGGGATAGCTACAGACACAGGGGACTATGTGGTACATCTCGATCAAGTTCCACGTTGGAGCGACACAGAGCAGAGGCCCACTTTGGGGTATGACAATGAGGATCCTTCTTATCCTAACTCCTACTTTTCGGATCCTCTAACGTCTTCTTCTGGAGCAGAGAGTAGTTCTAGTTCCAATGGGATAGTCTCAAGGTTTCCTGTGCACCATGAAATCAACTCCAAGATATATCTTTGGCGGGGGAACCCTTGGAATATTGAGGTAGATGCAGTGGTTAACTCTTCCAATGAG AGTTTGGACGAAGCACACAGCAGCCCTGGTTTGTATGCTGCAGCTGGACCTGGTCTTGCAGAAGAATGTGCAACACTG GGTGGATGCCGGACTGGAATGGCAAAAGTTACAAATGCATATGATCTTCCTGCTCG GAGGGTTATACATACTGTTGGTCCAAAGTATGCAGTCAAATATCATACTGCTGCGGAGAATGCTCTGTGTCACTGCTACCGCTCATGCCTTGAGCTTCTCATTGAGAATGGACTTCAGAG CATTGCTATGGGATGTATATATACAGAGGCTAAAAATTATCCTCGTGAACCTGCTGCACATGTGGCAATAA GAACTGTAAGACGGTTTCTAGAGAAGCAGAAAGATAAAATTATGGCTGTTGTTTTCTGTACTATCCCATCATCTGATACTGAGATATATAAAAG ACTACTTCCACTTTACTTCCCTAGGGATAAGCATGAGGAGGAAGTTGCAGTGTTAAAGCTTCCTGCGGATGTTGGGGATGAGAATGGTGAGACAATATCAGATGAACGGAAGATCAGAATAAAACCTTTGCCTGTTGTAACTAGTACAGCTCCTAAACCCCCTGCGGATATAGCAGATCTTCCCGTCAGTGATGTTGGATTGACAATGAGACG GAATTCATCTTATTTGGCATCCCATCTGGATCCTGCATTTATGTCCCTAATTAAAGATCCAGATCAGAGACGTAAGGAGCAATGGGAGAAAGCTGCTCAAGCACGGAGCGGATTCAATTGTGCTAAATTGCTTGGATTTGGTGATCTTGGTGGCCCTCCATTATCTTCTGCTGAAGAATACTCACTCCATTCTAGATATCTCGCTAAAGCAAATTCTCTTAGTCTTTCTGAAATTGCAGAAATGAAGATTGT TTATCGTGGCGGTGTAGACAGTGAGGGGCGTCCAGTAATGGTTGTTGTTGGTGCTCATTTTCTGCTTCGTTGTCTTGATCTGGAGCGGTTTGTGCTTTATGTGGTAAAG gaGTTTGAGCCCATAATGCAGAAGCCTTACACTATTGTTTACTTCCACTCTGCAGCCTCCTTAAAGCT TCAACCCGACCTGGGGTGGATGAGGAGATTGCAACAAATACTTGGTCGGAAGCACCAGCATAACTTGCAT GCAATATATGTTCTTCATCCAACATTTGGAGTGAAGGCAGCAATCCTTGCTCTGCAATTGTTTGTAGATGCTGTG GTGTGGAAGAAAGTTGTGTATGTTGATCGGCTTCTTCAGCTATTCAAATATGTTCCTCGTGAGCAGTTGACAATCCCTGATTTTGTGTTTCA GCATGATCTTGAAGTCAATGGAGGAAAGGGTCTTATTGTGGACCCCAGAACAAAATATTTATATCGACCATAG